AACTTTTAAAACCGCTGGCGCTTAACAGCACTTTTTAACGGTTTACAGCACACTGTTGACTGCCAGTGTTGCAAACTCGCGCACGCTTTCtgctaaaaattataaacaggcgttttgatttttgcagaatatttatatattgctattcaatttgtaaacaaGTGAAAATTTCTTAAGCAAATGGCCGACGAAACAGAGCAGGTAATACAAAGCTAAGAAACATTAGATTATATGCCTAATTCCTTACCTTACAGCTTAGCCAGGTGATTCTGCCGGTGAAAGAGCCCTTGGATCTCATCCGGTTGAGTTTGGATGAGAAGGTGTATGTCAAGATGCGCAACGAACGGGAACTCCGAGGACGTCTCCATGTAAGTTGGTTTCTATTTTCTTAAATAGACAGCTATCCTGCAGGATAAATCTTTCCCCAGGCCTTCGATCAGCATCTGAACATGGTGCTAGGCGACGCGGAGGAGACGGTGACCACCGTGGAAATCGACGAGGAGACCTACGAGGAGGTTTACAAGACCGCCAAACGCACTATTCCCATGCTGTTTGTAAGAGGCGATGGAGTCATCCTGGTTTCGCCTCCCATGAGGGTGGGCTAGCAAGTCACCATGCTCAGTTTTAAGTGCAATCGCCTGCATTTATACAAACTGTTTCTGTATAGGttaataaaaatcttaaaaacacaaccattgttatttttatcattAGCTTATGTGtatacaaaagtttttaaaagtttttaaaattatacctTTGGGATATCCTTACATCAGAGGTAACTTATAACACAAAGATATGATGCAGATGTTAACCATGCGCCATGTCTGAAATCCGGCCACCGAGCTCATTGGGCTTTGATTGTGGGCTACCTGGTGGACATGCAGGACCAGGTGAGGAGTCAATGATATAGGCTTATATCCAACATTAATGTATAACTTTTCCGCAGTACTATGTCTTAGCTCGCCACGGTAAGACCCGGAATCTGGCCGTCTGGTCACTGGACATGCTCAGCCAGAGCAATGCCAATCTGCTGGAGTTTGCCCAGCCCAAGGGCTATCCGGATAATGACTTTCTGCTGCCACCGGGTGGAATTAGTGGTCCTCTGGGCCTTAACGAGCGCTCAATTCTAGTCAACGGCCTGCCTCAGCCGATGCAATATGTGCGCTGATCCTACGTACATGTGTTCAATAAAGAGTCTTGATCATTTcgtatttaactttaatatatttaatagtacaattttaaattacacgCCTTACAATATTTCACTTTGCAACGCAATCAACGCACCAGCTCAAACACCCTTCCATCTTTCAGTTCAAAATGGGGAAAACACGCAGAGTTTTGGTATTTAATCGGTTCGCAACTACTACGGGGACAAGAATGCGATTTTTGGgggaataaaatataatatacattAATGATATATATCGAACTGTCTCCTGCTAGTGGCTGCTGTATATAGATTTATGTATACATGTATAAATTTACGCTTTTCCGcctttgaaatttcaaaaatcacAACAATTAGAGTAGTACACATGGTTTGTATATGGTTGATTAGACAGGTATACTATATATAGTATGTATTGTATATAATTTCACACACAgatatttttctgatttagGTAGTACATAGACGACGGGTTTGGTTAAATATGTCAAGTTTTTAGCATGCTGCCCAACATTTAGATACTTTTGATAGTTGGCCAGACGGGAGCAACGATTTTGAGATCATGGGGCCTAATGCTCCCGATGGCTTGGGTACTGTCGGTCTAGATTCTAGAGGATATATATGCTAGGACATGCCAACAGGCAGGAGCTAAGTGTCCATTGAAACTCTTGAAACGGTAACTACAAAGTTTGCTTTTAGTTCTAGACCTTCTTATACAGGATATTTTGATACGCTTTGTTCATCCTTGACGAGTTTATAATAACTTTAAGTATATCAATAAGCTGGTTGTGTCTGTTTGTCTGTCTGTGTCTGATTGCGAGTCGAAAGTATCTTATAAGTTCACAAACTAAAATAATCGTTACAGGCTAACGGtttattaactaaaaatttacaaacactaattataaataaattatcattcttttcagttttataatatttattgccGCGCAAGTGACTGGCTCCCTTGCGCCAAGCACATTTCAGTTTGTTTGTGTCTGTTTATCTGTGTGTTGTTTGGGGTTGTCGGGGTGTCCCGTGTGAGCTTGTGGGTTAAAATGACTAGGATAATTCAGCACAGGACATGGGGGTGCAGCCAATAAGCGCAATGGGGAAGTTCTTGACGTGCGTTTGCCATTGCGACGATACTTGGAAGAACTTGACTCCCGTCCACTCGGTGCCATCGATGTACACTGCAAAACAGAAAGGGGACTTAGAGGAATCTAACTTTAGCTGCAAGTGGTTATCACTCACCTCTCAGTGGCACTGGATGCGATTGCTTGGGTGAGCAAATCAAACGGGCCACGCCCTCCACACATTGCTCCTTCTCGAGATCACGCTCCTTATCCTTTTTCTTGCCCAAGCGCATAACTGAAAGGGATAAGCAGTGAGCTGGGCCATCTTAATCTTCAGCAAAGAACGACTTACTCTGCTTTTGCTTCTTTTCCTTGGTGGCGAAACTAACAGTCAGTCCATTAAACATATCACCCAATTGCTGTGCATGCTGTGGCAATCGCCACACCTGCAGGTTCCTAAACGTACTCTTAATGCTATTCTTGCCGCCGGCATCACTGCCCTTGGACATGCCGCTCTTCGACTCCTTGGCATGCACCTCGCCCGGCCGCACCAGTGGCCAGTAGTCCACCTGCAGCTCCACCGCCTCTGCCGCCGCCAGAGCTCCACTGAAGGTTTGCTGCTGCAGCGACGACGGCGTACTCAGCGATTCGCTGGTGTTGCGCTCCCGATGCGAGGTTGCGGATGACGGTGGCGTCTGCAGGGGCGGCGAGGTGCGTCCCAAGCTCTGCTGCTGGGGCGGGGAACCGGACACCACGCCATGCACATTCGGTGAACTCTGGCTGCTGATGGGGATGGCTGAACTGGAGGCAGATCCGGAGCCCAGTCCAGTGGCGGCCGCGTTGGAGCCAGCTGCAATCTCCTCAAGATCCAGTGAAGCTTGGGCATCCAGATATCCAATGCGAACATCCTGTAGAAACCAGGATCGTTAAATATTCGAAAGTCGATTAAGTTGTTTCGCTACTTACACTAACAAACGGTACAAATATCTGGCAGGAATCCTCATCCTTGTAGTTGACCATGGCCTCGGCGATGGGTATCTGTGTGCATGGTCCAGCCGCAAGCAGATAGCGTTGGATGCGCTGCACCAACTCCGCGATGTCCGACTTTGCAACGCCGGCCGCATCCGCCAGGTTGGTCGTCAGTGCCGTGGCATTCACCGTGGTCACCGCACTGACCGCTGCCGCTGTGGCCGCCGCCCTCTCGCACAGCTGCGCCCAGTTGTCGGAGCCGAACATGACCGCATAGGCCTGATCCATCTGGCTGAGGTGACGCGCCACACTGCCGCAGCTGCCGCCGACGGGCACCAGGTAGAAGCGCAGGTGATTCAGCCAGTCTGGAGGCCGCACTCCCATCAGTTCCACGTAGTGCCGCAGGGTGGCTCCCTGCAGCCAATCTCCACCAATCAGCAGCACCTTGACCGTGTGCGGTGGCTTGGCGTTCGAGTTGCAACTAAGGAAGGAGAATGCAGTTCATAAGGTATTTCAATCTGATGATGGAACGCAAACACTTACTACTTCTGGATCTTGGCCATGAGCGCCTGCAGCACCGCCTTGACCTCGGCGGTGTTCTGCGGCACGAAGGCCGGCTTGAAGGAGTTCGCAAAGAGCGTGACCAACTTGGCCAGCAACGCG
This genomic window from Drosophila gunungcola strain Sukarami chromosome 3R, Dgunungcola_SK_2, whole genome shotgun sequence contains:
- the LOC128251763 gene encoding phosphofurin acidic cluster sorting protein 2 isoform X5, translated to MSIPMSQYRVAEYSDEDEEAEFSSGEFNDEANELGLIRGYDPKDPRDYNHPAKHDMRKYRNKLQRSGIEDCALVGHHPGSIQHHHPGVVVDSDSEFEMKDKSSSRAKFSRTISLQQRNLKQKIVALLKRFKVSEELEGESGHRGTAALRGERDLDALFQELESLSCCEGDDSGPDMDSISVGSTPKPSLRPFFTNSRIMLHDNITGNGGDLNQLLGGGSGPGIAAAGNSERRSSDKSDQLTNSSYNLENNKNQKSIHLTNNNNSATTPDRGGNDSSGNEGNAGYTDGQNSDPQNSPPRDKDYMRLQQMQMQQQQQQQQLTPVSSVAASLGSGSVQTPAQTEKRSRLFRTSSNTPGITGSAGNSANAISASGGGKRKHTLSLSAEPRSMLETCLSPTNVEPRKLLLDQLSRVFAGEDSSIPEVVTIISPPEALGGSALLAKLVTLFANSFKPAFVPQNTAEVKAVLQALMAKIQKYCNSNAKPPHTVKVLLIGGDWLQGATLRHYVELMGVRPPDWLNHLRFYLVPVGGSCGSVARHLSQMDQAYAVMFGSDNWAQLCERAAATAAAVSAVTTVNATALTTNLADAAGVAKSDIAELVQRIQRYLLAAGPCTQIPIAEAMVNYKDEDSCQIFVPFVSDVRIGYLDAQASLDLEEIAAGSNAAATGLGSGSASSSAIPISSQSSPNVHGVVSGSPPQQQSLGRTSPPLQTPPSSATSHRERNTSESLSTPSSLQQQTFSGALAAAEAVELQVDYWPLVRPGEVHAKESKSGMSKGSDAGGKNSIKSTFRNLQVWRLPQHAQQLGDMFNGLTVSFATKEKKQKQIMRLGKKKDKERDLEKEQCVEGVARLICSPKQSHPVPLRVYIDGTEWTGVKFFQVSSQWQTHVKNFPIALIGCTPMSCAELS
- the LOC128251770 gene encoding U6 snRNA-associated Sm-like protein LSm3, with translation MADETEQLSQVILPVKEPLDLIRLSLDEKVYVKMRNERELRGRLHAFDQHLNMVLGDAEETVTTVEIDEETYEEVYKTAKRTIPMLFVRGDGVILVSPPMRVG
- the LOC128251763 gene encoding phosphofurin acidic cluster sorting protein 2 isoform X6, which encodes MRKYRNKLQRSGIEDCALVGHHPGSIQHHHPGVVVDSDSEFEMKDKSSSRAKFSRTISLQQRNLKQKIVALLKRFKVSEELEGESGHRGTAALRGERDLDALFQELESLSCCEGDDSGPDMDSISVGSTPKPSLRPFFTNSRIMLHDNITGNGGDLNQLLGGGSGPGIAAAGNSERRSSDKSDQLTNSSYNLENNKNQKSIHLTNNNNSATTPDRGGNDSSGNEGNAGYTDGQNSDPQNSPPRDKDYMRLQQMQMQQQQQQQQLTPVSSVAASLGSGSVQTPAQTEKRSRLFRTSSNTPGITGSAGNSANAISASGGGKRKHTLSLSAEPRSMLETCLSPTNVEPRKLLLDQLSRVFAGEDSSIPEVVTIISPPEALGGSALLAKLVTLFANSFKPAFVPQNTAEVKAVLQALMAKIQKYCNSNAKPPHTVKVLLIGGDWLQGATLRHYVELMGVRPPDWLNHLRFYLVPVGGSCGSVARHLSQMDQAYAVMFGSDNWAQLCERAAATAAAVSAVTTVNATALTTNLADAAGVAKSDIAELVQRIQRYLLAAGPCTQIPIAEAMVNYKDEDSCQIFVPFVSDVRIGYLDAQASLDLEEIAAGSNAAATGLGSGSASSSAIPISSQSSPNVHGVVSGSPPQQQSLGRTSPPLQTPPSSATSHRERNTSESLSTPSSLQQQTFSGALAAAEAVELQVDYWPLVRPGEVHAKESKSGMSKGSDAGGKNSIKSTFRNLQVWRLPQHAQQLGDMFNGLTVSFATKEKKQKQIMRLGKKKDKERDLEKEQCVEGVARLICSPKQSHPVPLRVYIDGTEWTGVKFFQVSSQWQTHVKNFPIALIGCTPMSCAELS